In a genomic window of Colias croceus chromosome 20, ilColCroc2.1:
- the LOC123700633 gene encoding uncharacterized protein LOC123700633 isoform X1, producing the protein MLENENEDITNIENKEYKNKIQNIIKEYNPKRCTKESNVKLKILLTDDIPVYQNPRRLSPLELNIVDKQIKEWLDEGIIKTSKSDYASPIVLAKKKNGMLWKIKDGNKLMVVPKKMQNEIIRKHHENGHFGCVKTEELINRNYYMENLKEKIKTNIDNCVECILNSNKRGKKEGFLHVIDKGDLPLSTYHIDHLRLLTHLGQMILQDDRVGIG; encoded by the coding sequence ATGCTAgagaatgaaaatgaagatatcacaaatattgaaaacaaagaatataagaataaaatacagaatattataaaagaatataaccCCAAAAGATGTACTAAAGAatcaaatgtaaaacttaaaatattattaaccgatGATATACCAGTTTATCAGAATCCACGACGATTGTCACCTTTGGAGCTTAACATTGTTGACAAACAGATTAAAGAATGGCTTGATgaaggaataataaaaacaagtaagtCTGATTATGCTAGTCCAATTGTGCTTGCAAAAAAGAAGAATGGAATGTTATGGAAGATTAAggatggaaataaattaatggttgtacctaagaaaatgcaaaatgaaattataagaaaacatcATGAAAACGGACATTTTGGTTGTGTTAAGACTgaggaattaataaatagaaattattatatggagaatttaaaagaaaagattaaaacaaacattgataATTGCGTGGAATGTatacttaattcaaataaaagaggAAAGAAGGAAGGATTTCTACATGTAATAGATAAAGGTGATTTACCATTGTCTACTTACCATATTGATCATCTACGACTGTTGACTCATCTGGGACAGATGATTCTGCAGGATGACCGtgtgggaataggataa
- the LOC123700633 gene encoding uncharacterized protein LOC123700633 isoform X2: protein MPPKRVKDDDDCGEPSPRISFNDLEKSMTPFSGDDAYGIETFVKDFEDISSLMQWGEIEKLIFSKRLLAGTAKLFLRSLSGTTTWDTLKSELREEFGKKLNSATVHKRLSTRRMKMNETHQQYFLHMKELAVLGNVEDEALMEYVIDGIKDRRFKVKNCYLIVQEQQKL, encoded by the exons ATGCCGCCGAAACGAGtaaaagatgatgatgattgtggTGAACCATCGCCGCGTATTTCCTTCAATGACTTAGAGAAATCAATGACGCCATTTTCGGGTGATGATGCCTATGGCATCGAAACATTCGTAAAAGATTTTGAAGATATTTCCTCTTTAATGCAATGGGgcgaaatagaaaaactcaTATTTTCGAAGCGGCTTCTCGCGGGAACCGCCAAGCTATTTTTACGTTCACTAAGTGGGACCACCACGTGGGATACACTTAAGTCTGAGCTCCGTGAGGAATTTGGTAAGAAGTTGAACAGTGCAACTGTTCACAAGAGACTTTCAACTCGCCGGATGAAGATGAATGAGACTCAtcagcaatattttttacatatgaaGGAACTTGCAGTACTTGGGAATGTTGAAGATGAAGCCCTGATGGAATATGTCATCGACGGTATTAAAGACA gaagattcaaggtgaaaaattgttatcttATAGTTCAGGAACAACAGAAACTTTAA
- the LOC123700875 gene encoding uncharacterized protein LOC123700875 isoform X1, translated as MELVKFFYVWTVLTFLVLHGVLVGTEQSAFELPVQLVGFPFIIMAVRVTNFIKKLSYALSPATYRSRNRRELTFASEPETFDVQEVEKYIVGEFGTRACVFERVCAQYAKRARTQPKPQMDWPDVFSQYKSSPDQAKELYLLSVFLGDIVGSPQLCHQLGKRRGCDDSFLR; from the exons atGGAGCTTGTGAAATTTTTTTACGTGTGGACTGTGCTTACATTTCTGGTATTACATGGTGTGCTGGTTGGCACAGAGCAGAGTGCTTTCGAATTGCCTGTGCAATTAGTCGGGTTCCCGTTTATCATTATGGCTGTGAGAGTGACGAATTTTATCAAGAAATTATCGTACGCTCTTAGTCcag CCACATACCGATCAAGAAACCGCCGCGAGTTGACATTCGCAAGCGAACCAGAAACATTCGATGTACAAGAAGTAGAGAAATACATAGTGGGTGAATTCGGTACACGGGCCTGTGTGTTTGAGCGAGTATGTGCTCAATATGCCAAGAGAGCTAGAACACAGCCGAAACCGCAGATGGACTGGCCTGATGTgtttag CCAATACAAAAGTTCACCAGACCAAGCCAAAGAACTATATCTTCTCAGCGTGTTTCTAGGTGACATAGTGGGTTCTCCTCAGCTCTGCCACCAGTTAGGCAAACGAAGAGGCTGTGATGATTCCTTCttgagataa
- the LOC123700875 gene encoding uncharacterized protein LOC123700875 isoform X2 yields MQFGVIFCSFFSLFVCFYNVATEEAPFELPVQLVGFPFIVGSVKLTNFLKKLSYSLSPATYRSRNRRELTFASEPETFDVQEVEKYIVGEFGTRACVFERVCAQYAKRARTQPKPQMDWPDVFSQYKSSPDQAKELYLLSVFLGDIVGSPQLCHQLGKRRGCDDSFLR; encoded by the exons ATGCAGTTTGGTGTTATATTTTGTTccttttttagtttatttgtttgtttttataacgTTGCTACCGAAGAAGCTCCGTTTGAATTGCCAGTACAGCTTGTTGGATTTCCATTTATAGTTGGTAGTGTTAAATTGACGAATTTCTTGAAGAAATTGAGCTATTCGTTGAGTCCTG CCACATACCGATCAAGAAACCGCCGCGAGTTGACATTCGCAAGCGAACCAGAAACATTCGATGTACAAGAAGTAGAGAAATACATAGTGGGTGAATTCGGTACACGGGCCTGTGTGTTTGAGCGAGTATGTGCTCAATATGCCAAGAGAGCTAGAACACAGCCGAAACCGCAGATGGACTGGCCTGATGTgtttag CCAATACAAAAGTTCACCAGACCAAGCCAAAGAACTATATCTTCTCAGCGTGTTTCTAGGTGACATAGTGGGTTCTCCTCAGCTCTGCCACCAGTTAGGCAAACGAAGAGGCTGTGATGATTCCTTCttgagataa